Within the Gigantopelta aegis isolate Gae_Host chromosome 8, Gae_host_genome, whole genome shotgun sequence genome, the region GCACAATTCGTTGTCCTTGATCGTCCGAGAAAAGCCGAAATCGCTAACAATGATGTCTCCGTTTTCCTTGATGAGGATATTTTCACACTTGATGTCTCGATGGATTATGTTGTTCTCGTGGAGATAGTCTACAGCCATGGCCATCTGCCTGAACGCGCGCTTGGCCTCCTGCTCGCTCATGGCGCCCTTGTTGGTAATGAAGTCCATCATATCGCCTTTGGCCGCGTATTCCATTATAACGAACACCCAGTCGTCGATGTGAATGATCTCCTCCACGCTGGCGATGTGCTCGTGGTGCACTTTGACCATGATGTCCAGCTCTCTGGGAAGAAACGTCTCTACGTAGTCCTGTGCGGCAGACTTTATGTTGATGATTTTCGTCACTAGAGTTTTACCGTCCGACTTTCTCTTGACGAGTCGCACCTGGGAATAGGTTCCCGAGCCGATCTTGGAACCCAATAAGTAACCTTTGTCGTCCAGCATCTCGGCCAGTTCTGCAAATTCGTTCGTAACAAAGGATGGACGTATCGACATCACTAACTGTGTAATCACGCTAATGCACTTGTGTACATCTGTCGTACCTACCCCCTAAAGAGATACAAGGCTCTCCGGAGTACCGTGGATAACATTTCACTtgtaataatgaatgtttaacgacaccccagaacacaaatacacatcggctattgggtggctTGTAATAAAGGATGGAATAATTTACGAGGGAAAACAAAGTTATCTACACCTTTCTACAGCACTGTAAACGGTGGTTATCATCCTTATGTTTAAAATAGGGTACATTAActcagtattttgttttagctaAACTATCTAGATTCCACGCATAAAAATACGTGACTTAATTATCATTTTACGTCAAGCCACTATGACGTCATAGTTACATATAAAGGCCACCGCAGACCTTTGCAACAAGGTGCAaatttttgttgcatgcaacaaaaatCGTACGTCGTTGCATCGTGTGCGCTAGCCTGCGATGcaatttttgttgcatgcaactgaaattgctcccatcaaacatgtttgattttattgcaTGTAATTGCATCTAATTGCACACCGTCGCAAACGTGTGCGTCTTCAATGCAACAAAACATTGACGCAATAATTTAAATTGCCAATGAACGGATAGATAGTGATCACATGACTCAAAATGGCAGCATGTGATTTACAGAAAAAGAGGATGAAGTAGTGGTAACGTGGCAGACAATGCTATGTCGTTTGACACAGCATCCCCTGAATATAGCAACACGGCTAAAAGGGAGATGTGCCTTGCAGGAATGGAATCTGCGCTTGGAATACCAGGTTATATTATAGGTTTTCTACACAAATTATGTGGTTATATCCTAAAGGACCAAAAAGCGTGCGGGACGAATTCCGTGCAACTTTACGTAAATTCAATCTTCTTCGtcaaaaaaatatgttgtagaatGTGGACTACTGCCTGACTCTCAAGCAATGAAGTTGTGTTTAGAGAACGTGGAgatttctc harbors:
- the LOC121378991 gene encoding testis-specific serine/threonine-protein kinase 3-like, with the protein product MSIRPSFVTNEFAELAEMLDDKGYLLGSKIGSGTYSQVRLVKRKSDGKTLVTKIINIKSAAQDYVETFLPRELDIMVKVHHEHIASVEEIIHIDDWVFVIMEYAAKGDMMDFITNKGAMSEQEAKRAFRQMAMAVDYLHENNIIHRDIKCENILIKENGDIIVSDFGFSRTIKDNELCRTYCGSCAYACPQIIRGIPYDGKGSDVWGMGCVLFVMLFGKMPFDDISLKRMIQSQDKGISLSRRVANPLPESCKCLLKSVLEPDQTKRYTTKDILNSEWLKEGDK